The Aedes aegypti strain LVP_AGWG chromosome 3, AaegL5.0 Primary Assembly, whole genome shotgun sequence genome contains a region encoding:
- the LOC5575101 gene encoding uncharacterized protein LOC5575101 isoform X2, with protein MAATMDQAAVQRRSKEIETEYLSSLADLNVNSKPLINMLTILAEENLDYAPIIVNAVEKHLAKVQPEFKLPILYLVDSIVKNVGKQYQQLFSQVIVNMFCGVFETVNEKVREKMFSLRQTWNEVFPQSKLYALDIKINSIDPGWPITAQLKTPKSPAIHVNPMFLKNQIPEPNLDMQQQLRDKQRELLELQAKKLELELIATKKRIEEQEKLLVAQTASVTKEPVPDLKRPATVIGSNHVPPPRGRIAPPNAAMINLAKSRDPRLARQQAQLAAQMVAASTNSTPTMVGGTQIPPHNPIVLDQSGKPVSIRERLGRIPKRTDPRIKPSGTDVDRRKPSSTATSSSVNNSSSPSHKSRSENDASKKREKKDELSPKSARSSSSKPSSSDKKKLSADALSPKSSSPLKKKTSSLSEKSPSRSEKTSPKSREGKVSKGNKSSTRRPGDIAKNSEDSSVSPSSSSENLMPVANESKDVDLRLLIPEKKLKLEQQQPPQHPQAKLVSKPLPDQKKALGEAVDADNVPSALAAVSRDVDLRIPPPGLLKDVSDSVVVSSTAGLPIVAPVTGIESGPSIDSMPAVTTAARAGSPSETAVKKRPSNHKLEEPVNKKPKSEKIDGLFGSEDVDLRKLAGPMHPIEPLPPPPPIISEATRPTLQDTPQVESLEKQLGAPSSKAALEAVRAKIAEATKNKDRDKLGRPLLYNKLSDDPVERRRSLNQPKAMDVDLRQQQPQFPPADPFGEDNSQDGMNANIKTIVAQAQEQMEKGEITPEQYNILMKQVIQLNETQKIRQAQRMEMMKRQQIIGPMLPDDNANSHSGEEMASFSPNINDDGGVKPNVPAIAGGGPVVSNDFRGKITPVDTTSSKVEPQFGNSGPIGDIRIRDPRRPTDVRFNPQWGIRGPMPGPNAMPGVVGPPMMNQRLPGPMLNPWDQTPFAKMNQNVVPPPPMAPRFPPVPLNNGPQSNMLMPGVPKQNESVRTINIDGIQREIRFYDDIAVIFMSWDEPKEIGFQKGSRMVVVDDRDSFELSFNECYKAITIEGKVYQMKLGAPTRELYIDDRWYECYFGDPPTNIVLDGINRVFKISGPAPQVKIGNSRNDLVAGKINMIVNAEIIIPVFLDSQIQTFEIYGQMHRLQFADFLLTVIIDDQPFLVEYGGLPKVFKLRGKDFYIRFTAVPKVVVPGRVYIRDMIRTPLHRDLRTPPRDQNLLIPFVQPMNSMMSSMAASSAVPSLFPAGASMQPKHSATVHPTATGLDYLTNLMPHSTPHSNVSNNLAGYQIQAEDKPLAPPVAAAPAKPASGGLNLPILQNLNIDELYAKIVAAGIIGKTTTTTATTAPSTSTSTTSSTASKLEKALEEEIEDIEPVYLNKPETLKRRQSAIVAQLFLGMQCSSCGVRFPPEQTMKYSQHLDWHFRQNRRDRDSARKAHSRKWYYDVSDWIQYEEIEDLEEREKNWFEAQQTEQLEFNGDGETGSGRPGAETPPPSCPAGSDEASKRCHMCHDEFQQFYNEETEEWHLKNAIRVEECTYHPLCYEDYKASLTLDETAMNATNEEGDESKTDDDVKVKQEAISDADDTVKEITIDDDDDVIVLPPSEEVVTEIPDDDDIETVDSHSTADDTRGATSSVTAVDDDSSKPSTEAAQSSEPPAPKIIETRIDDDIAIQEPTIERIDVNDLDDSDAHMSAAAPAITDECSQMSVKVKEEPKDDDEDDVDEEDELFEDVGTIESSMVENVKEADTVDLEAIDSPPSPPLESTSQAQLKPSIDGNVEMQDNLTTGVITNRIKINITKAKTTTAATTGSTTTNSSYSTTGGGSSIAVLISGGGGSGAVASYDNCNDDLLYGNLDDIHGGHHDSNSSSMMVKMHEDEELEQDANNKGPVPPTNEETTDIDYDLKPSLRGIIFTRQPRVENGFETSGLCSIM; from the exons GTGCAGCCAGAATTCAAGTTACCTATCCTGTACCTGGTTGATTCCATCGTGAAGAACGTTGGCAAACAATATCAGCAACTGTTCAGTCAGGTTATTGTAAATATGTTCTGCGGTGTTTTCGAAACG GTGAATGAGAAAGTTCGTGAAAAGATGTTCAGTCTACGGCAGACATGGAATGAAGTGTTTCCACAGTCCAAGCTGTACGCTCTGGACATCAAGATCAACTCGATCGATCCCGGATGGCCGATCACCGCACAGTTGAAAACGCCGAAATCTCCAGCCATCCACGTTAATCCTATGTTCCTTAAGAATCAG ATACCTGAACCAAATCTTGATATGCAACAACAGCTTCGCGATAAACAACGTGAACTATTGGAGCTTCAGGCCAAAAAGCTCGAACTGGAGCTTATAGCTACGAAAAAGCGTATCGAAGAGCAGGAAAAGTTGTTGGTTGCCCAAACGGCAAGTGTAACTAAAGAG CCCGTTCCTGATCTGAAGCGTCCTGCTACTGTGATCGGTTCGAATCATGTTCCGCCACCTCGGGGCCGTATTGCTCCACCGAATGCGGCGATGATCAACCTAGCTAAATCCCGTGATCCTCGGTTAGCACGACAACAGGCACAACTTGCAGCACAAATGGTAGCGGCCAGCACCAATTCAACACCAACGATGGTTGGAGGTACCCAGATTCCTCCACATAATCCGATCGTTCTCGATCAGTCCGGTAAACCAGTCAGCATTAGGGAACGTTTGGGAAGGATACCCAAACGGACCGATCCACGTATCAAACCTAGTGGAACCGACGTTGATCGTAGGAAACCTTCTAGTACCGCTACGAGTAGCAGTGTTAACAATTCGTCATCGCCATCACACAAATCTCGGAGTGAGAACGACGCTTCCAAGAAGCGCGAGAAGAAGGATGAGTTGTCACCAAAATCGGCCAGAAGCTCTTCTTCAAAGCCATCATCGTCGGATAAAAAGAAACTATCGGCCGATGCTTTATCCCCGAAGAGCAGTTCTCCTCTTAAGAAGAAGACTTCATCCCTTTCGGAAAAGTCTCCTTCTCGGAGCGAGAAAACTTCTCCCAAATCGCGAGAAGGTAAAGTAAGTAAAGGAAACAAATCCTCTACTCGACGTCCTGGAGACATTGCAAAGaattccgaggattcctccgTTTCACCATCGTCCAGCAGCGAAAATCTGATGCCCGTTGCCAACGAGTCCAAGGATGTGGATCTACGACTTTTGATACCAGAGAAAAAGCTTAAACTGGAGCAGCAGCAACCCCCGCAGCATCCTCAGGCAAAATTAGTTAGCAAACCACTACCAGATCAAA AGAAAGCCTTGGGAGAAGCAGTTGATGCAGACAACGTACCTTCAGCACTGGCAGCCGTGTCCAGGGACGTCGATCTTCGCATTCCACCCCCCGGTCTTCTGAAGGATGTTTCCGACAGCGTTGTGGTATCTTCGACGGCGGGATTGCCCATTGTGGCTCCGGTTACCGGCATTGAGTCGGGGCCGAGCATCGACAGTATGCCAGCAGTAACGACAGCTGCCAGAGCAGGTTCACCATCGGAGACGGCAGTCAAGAAGCGGCCAAGTAATCACAAGCTGGAAGAACCAGTGAACAAGAAACCCAAGTCGGAGAAAATCGATGG ATTGTTCGGTAGCGAAGATGTTGACCTGAGGAAGTTAGCAGGACCGATGCATCCTATCGAACCTCTTCCACCGCCACCACCAATCATTTCGGAAGCAACGCGACCGACCTTACAGGACACACCTCAG gttgaatctctggagaaacaaCTTGGTGCTCCTTCGTCTAAAGCAGCTCTTGAAGCGGTTCGAGCCAAGATAGCCGAGGCCACGAAGAACAAGGATCGTGATAAGCTGGGACGGCCCTTATTGTACAATAAACTATCAG ATGATCCTGTTGAACGGCGTCGCTCGTTAAATCAGCCCAAAGCGATGGACGTGGATCTGCGTCAGCAGCAACCCCAATTCCCTCCAGCGGATCCGTTTGGCGAAGATAACTCCCAGGATGGAATGAATGCCAACATCAAAACGATTGTCGCCCAAGCACAAGAGCAGATGGAGAAGGGCGAAATCACTCCGGAGCAGTACAACATACTGATGAAGCAAGTAATTCAGCTGAACGAGACCCAAAAGATTCGGCAGGCTCAACGCATGGAAATGATGAAGCGACAGCAAATAATAGGGCCAATGCTGCCGGATGATAATGCCAATTCGCACAGCGGCGAAGAAATGGCGAGCTTCAGTCCCAACATTAACGACGACGGTGGGGTGAAGCCGAATGTTCCCGCAATTGCTGGTGGTGGTCCTGTTGTGAGCAACGATTTTCGTGGAAAAATTACCCCGGTAGATACGACGAGCTCCAAGGTAGAGCCCCAGTTTGGTAACAGTGGTCCGATTGGCGACATCAGGATAAGAG aTCCACGTCGTCCGACTGATGTCCGATTCAATCCACAGTGGGGCATCCGGGGACCTATGCCTGGTCCAAATGCCATGCCAGGAGTTGTGGGTCCACCAATGATGAACCAAAGACTGCCGGGGCCTATGTTGAACCCATGGGATCAGACTCCATTcgcgaaaatgaatcaaaatgtGGTTCCACCACCACCGATGGCACCTCGTTTCCCACCAGTTCCATTGAATAATGGACCCCAGTCCAACATGCTCATGCCTGGAGTCCCCAAGCAGAATGAAAGCGTGAGAACCATCAATATCGATGGTATTCAAAGGGAAATCCGTTTCTACGATGATATCGCTGTAATTTTTATGAGCTGGGACGAACCGAAAGAAATCGGTTTCCAGAAAGGCTCCCGAATGGTTGTTGTCGATGATCGAGATTCCTTCGAGCTTAGTTTCAACGAGTGCTACAAAGCCATCACCATTGAGGGCAAGGTCTACCAAATGAAGTTGGGTGCTCCCACCAGGGAATTGTACATAGATGATCGATGGTATGAGTGCTACTTTGGGGATCCGCCGACGAACATCGTATTGGATGGAATCAATCGAGTGTTCAAAATCAGTGGCCCGGCTCCACAGGTGAAGATCGGCAACAGCCGTAATGATCTAGTCGCTGGTAAAATCAATATGATCGTTAATGCAGAGATCATCATTCCGGTATTTCTTGACTCCCAAATTCAAACCTTTGAAATATACGGTCAAATGCACAGACTACAGTTTGCTGATTTCCTACTAACGGTAATAATCGATGATCAGCCCTTCCTCGTGGAATACGGTGGTCTGCCTAAGGTGTTCAAGCTTAGAGGGAAGGATTTCTATATACGGTTTACCGCTGTACCAAAAGTTGTCGTTCCCGGACGCGTCTACATTAGGGATATGATTCGAACTCCACTTCATCGCGATCTGCGAACACCTCCAAGAGACCAAAACCTCCTGATCCCGTTCGTTCAACCAATGAACAGTATGATGTCTTCAATGGCTGCATCTTCTGCTGTGCCTTCGTTGTTCCCAGCAGGAGCTAGTATGCAACCGAAGCACTCCGCTACCGTTCATCCCACTGCCACTGGTTTGGATTACCTCACCAATCTGATGCCGCATTCGACGCCGCACTCAAACGTTTCAAACAATTTGGCCGGTTACCAAATTCAAGCCGAAGATAAACCGCTCGCACCACCTGTAGCAGCAGCTCCAGCAAAACCCGCCTCCGGTGGGTTGAACTTGCCAATTCTCCAGAATCTCAACATCGACGAACTCTACGCCAAGATCGTTGCTGCCGGTATTATTGGCAAAACTACAACTACCACTGCTACGACCGCTCCGTCCACCTCTACCAGCACCACTTCATCAACTGCCTCTAAACTGGAGAAAGCCCTCGAAGAAGAAATCGAGGACATTGAACCGGTATACCTCAACAAACCAGAAACGTTGAAACGGCGTCAATCAGCAATCGTTGCGCAGCTGTTCCTCGGAATGCAATGCAGCAGTTGCGGCGTTCGATTCCCACCGGAGCAAACCATGAAGTACAGCCAACACTTGGACTGGCACTTCCGGCAGAATCGCCGCGATCGGGACTCGGCTCGGAAGGCTCACTCGCGCAAGTGGTACTACGACGTGTCCGATTGGATCCAGTACGAGGAGATCGAGGACCTGGAGGAACGGGAAAAGAATTGGTTCGAAGCGCAACAAACCGAACAGCTGGAGTTCAATGGTGATGGGGAAACGGGAAGCGGTCGACCCGGGGCAGAAACGCCCCCGCCAAGCTGTCCGGCTGGTTCGGACGAAGCGAGCAAACGGTGCCACATGTGCCATGACGAATTCCAACAGTTCTACAACGAAGAAACGGAAGAGTGGCACCTGAAGAATGCGATACGCGTCGAGGAATGCACGTATCACCCGCTGTGCTACGAAGACTACAAGGCATCGCTAACGTTGGACGAAACGGCCATGAATGCGACCAACGAGGAGGGAGACGAAAGCAAGACTGATGACGACGTGAAGGTGAAGCAGGAGGCGATCAGCGACGCTGACGATACCGTGAAGG AAATCACCatcgatgacgatgacgacgtaATTGTTCTGCCACCATCCGAAGAAGTCGTAACGGAAATTCCGGACGACGACGACATCGAAACGGTGGATTCGCATTCGACGGCGGACGATACCCGAGGAGCCACATCTTCCGTGACTGCGGTCGACGACGATAGTAGTAAACCGTCAACCGAGGCAGCCCAAAGCTCCGAACCGCCGGCACCGAAGATCATCGAAACGCGAATCGATGACGACATCGCCATCCAAGAGCCCACCATCGAACGGATCGACGTGAACGATCTGGACGACAGCGATGCCCACATGAGTGCGGCGGCCCCGGCGATAACGGACGAATGTTCCCAAATGTCGGTCAAGGTGAAGGAAGAACCGAAAGACGACGACGAGGACGACGTGGatgaagaggacgagctgttcgAGGATGTAGGAACTATCGAGTCCTCGATGGTGGAGAACGTAAAGGAAGCAG ACACGGTTGACCTGGAAGCGATCGATTCGCCACCGTCGCCTCCACTGGAGAGCACCAGTCAGGCCCAGCTGAAGCCCTCGATCGATGGCAACGTCGAGATGCAGGATAACCTCACGACCGGTGTCATCACGAACCGAATCAAAATCAATATCACAAAGGCAAAGACCACAACGGCGGCCACAACCGGTAGCACCACTACGAACAGCAGCTACAGCACGACCGGCGGTGGATCGAGCATTGCCGTGCTGATCAGTGGCGGAGGCGGAAGCGGAGCGGTGGCCAGTTACGACAACTGCAACGACGATCTGCTCTACGGTAATCTCGATGACATCCACGGCGGCCACCAcgacagcaacagcagcagtatGATGGTAAAGATGCATGAAGATGAAGAATTAGAACAAGATGCTAATAATAAAGGACCGGTCCCGCCGACCAATGAAGAAACGACTGATATTGATTATGACTTGAAGCCGAGTCTGCGGGGCATTATATTCACCCGGCAGCCTCGCGTCGAGAACGGGTTCGAAACGTCCGGTCTCTGTTCCATTATGTAA
- the LOC5575101 gene encoding uncharacterized protein LOC5575101 isoform X1: MAATMDQAAVQRRSKEIETEYLSSLADLNVNSKPLINMLTILAEENLDYAPIIVNAVEKHLAKVQPEFKLPILYLVDSIVKNVGKQYQQLFSQVIVNMFCGVFETVNEKVREKMFSLRQTWNEVFPQSKLYALDIKINSIDPGWPITAQLKTPKSPAIHVNPMFLKNQQIPEPNLDMQQQLRDKQRELLELQAKKLELELIATKKRIEEQEKLLVAQTASVTKEPVPDLKRPATVIGSNHVPPPRGRIAPPNAAMINLAKSRDPRLARQQAQLAAQMVAASTNSTPTMVGGTQIPPHNPIVLDQSGKPVSIRERLGRIPKRTDPRIKPSGTDVDRRKPSSTATSSSVNNSSSPSHKSRSENDASKKREKKDELSPKSARSSSSKPSSSDKKKLSADALSPKSSSPLKKKTSSLSEKSPSRSEKTSPKSREGKVSKGNKSSTRRPGDIAKNSEDSSVSPSSSSENLMPVANESKDVDLRLLIPEKKLKLEQQQPPQHPQAKLVSKPLPDQKKALGEAVDADNVPSALAAVSRDVDLRIPPPGLLKDVSDSVVVSSTAGLPIVAPVTGIESGPSIDSMPAVTTAARAGSPSETAVKKRPSNHKLEEPVNKKPKSEKIDGLFGSEDVDLRKLAGPMHPIEPLPPPPPIISEATRPTLQDTPQVESLEKQLGAPSSKAALEAVRAKIAEATKNKDRDKLGRPLLYNKLSDDPVERRRSLNQPKAMDVDLRQQQPQFPPADPFGEDNSQDGMNANIKTIVAQAQEQMEKGEITPEQYNILMKQVIQLNETQKIRQAQRMEMMKRQQIIGPMLPDDNANSHSGEEMASFSPNINDDGGVKPNVPAIAGGGPVVSNDFRGKITPVDTTSSKVEPQFGNSGPIGDIRIRDPRRPTDVRFNPQWGIRGPMPGPNAMPGVVGPPMMNQRLPGPMLNPWDQTPFAKMNQNVVPPPPMAPRFPPVPLNNGPQSNMLMPGVPKQNESVRTINIDGIQREIRFYDDIAVIFMSWDEPKEIGFQKGSRMVVVDDRDSFELSFNECYKAITIEGKVYQMKLGAPTRELYIDDRWYECYFGDPPTNIVLDGINRVFKISGPAPQVKIGNSRNDLVAGKINMIVNAEIIIPVFLDSQIQTFEIYGQMHRLQFADFLLTVIIDDQPFLVEYGGLPKVFKLRGKDFYIRFTAVPKVVVPGRVYIRDMIRTPLHRDLRTPPRDQNLLIPFVQPMNSMMSSMAASSAVPSLFPAGASMQPKHSATVHPTATGLDYLTNLMPHSTPHSNVSNNLAGYQIQAEDKPLAPPVAAAPAKPASGGLNLPILQNLNIDELYAKIVAAGIIGKTTTTTATTAPSTSTSTTSSTASKLEKALEEEIEDIEPVYLNKPETLKRRQSAIVAQLFLGMQCSSCGVRFPPEQTMKYSQHLDWHFRQNRRDRDSARKAHSRKWYYDVSDWIQYEEIEDLEEREKNWFEAQQTEQLEFNGDGETGSGRPGAETPPPSCPAGSDEASKRCHMCHDEFQQFYNEETEEWHLKNAIRVEECTYHPLCYEDYKASLTLDETAMNATNEEGDESKTDDDVKVKQEAISDADDTVKEITIDDDDDVIVLPPSEEVVTEIPDDDDIETVDSHSTADDTRGATSSVTAVDDDSSKPSTEAAQSSEPPAPKIIETRIDDDIAIQEPTIERIDVNDLDDSDAHMSAAAPAITDECSQMSVKVKEEPKDDDEDDVDEEDELFEDVGTIESSMVENVKEADTVDLEAIDSPPSPPLESTSQAQLKPSIDGNVEMQDNLTTGVITNRIKINITKAKTTTAATTGSTTTNSSYSTTGGGSSIAVLISGGGGSGAVASYDNCNDDLLYGNLDDIHGGHHDSNSSSMMVKMHEDEELEQDANNKGPVPPTNEETTDIDYDLKPSLRGIIFTRQPRVENGFETSGLCSIM, from the exons GTGCAGCCAGAATTCAAGTTACCTATCCTGTACCTGGTTGATTCCATCGTGAAGAACGTTGGCAAACAATATCAGCAACTGTTCAGTCAGGTTATTGTAAATATGTTCTGCGGTGTTTTCGAAACG GTGAATGAGAAAGTTCGTGAAAAGATGTTCAGTCTACGGCAGACATGGAATGAAGTGTTTCCACAGTCCAAGCTGTACGCTCTGGACATCAAGATCAACTCGATCGATCCCGGATGGCCGATCACCGCACAGTTGAAAACGCCGAAATCTCCAGCCATCCACGTTAATCCTATGTTCCTTAAGAATCAG CAGATACCTGAACCAAATCTTGATATGCAACAACAGCTTCGCGATAAACAACGTGAACTATTGGAGCTTCAGGCCAAAAAGCTCGAACTGGAGCTTATAGCTACGAAAAAGCGTATCGAAGAGCAGGAAAAGTTGTTGGTTGCCCAAACGGCAAGTGTAACTAAAGAG CCCGTTCCTGATCTGAAGCGTCCTGCTACTGTGATCGGTTCGAATCATGTTCCGCCACCTCGGGGCCGTATTGCTCCACCGAATGCGGCGATGATCAACCTAGCTAAATCCCGTGATCCTCGGTTAGCACGACAACAGGCACAACTTGCAGCACAAATGGTAGCGGCCAGCACCAATTCAACACCAACGATGGTTGGAGGTACCCAGATTCCTCCACATAATCCGATCGTTCTCGATCAGTCCGGTAAACCAGTCAGCATTAGGGAACGTTTGGGAAGGATACCCAAACGGACCGATCCACGTATCAAACCTAGTGGAACCGACGTTGATCGTAGGAAACCTTCTAGTACCGCTACGAGTAGCAGTGTTAACAATTCGTCATCGCCATCACACAAATCTCGGAGTGAGAACGACGCTTCCAAGAAGCGCGAGAAGAAGGATGAGTTGTCACCAAAATCGGCCAGAAGCTCTTCTTCAAAGCCATCATCGTCGGATAAAAAGAAACTATCGGCCGATGCTTTATCCCCGAAGAGCAGTTCTCCTCTTAAGAAGAAGACTTCATCCCTTTCGGAAAAGTCTCCTTCTCGGAGCGAGAAAACTTCTCCCAAATCGCGAGAAGGTAAAGTAAGTAAAGGAAACAAATCCTCTACTCGACGTCCTGGAGACATTGCAAAGaattccgaggattcctccgTTTCACCATCGTCCAGCAGCGAAAATCTGATGCCCGTTGCCAACGAGTCCAAGGATGTGGATCTACGACTTTTGATACCAGAGAAAAAGCTTAAACTGGAGCAGCAGCAACCCCCGCAGCATCCTCAGGCAAAATTAGTTAGCAAACCACTACCAGATCAAA AGAAAGCCTTGGGAGAAGCAGTTGATGCAGACAACGTACCTTCAGCACTGGCAGCCGTGTCCAGGGACGTCGATCTTCGCATTCCACCCCCCGGTCTTCTGAAGGATGTTTCCGACAGCGTTGTGGTATCTTCGACGGCGGGATTGCCCATTGTGGCTCCGGTTACCGGCATTGAGTCGGGGCCGAGCATCGACAGTATGCCAGCAGTAACGACAGCTGCCAGAGCAGGTTCACCATCGGAGACGGCAGTCAAGAAGCGGCCAAGTAATCACAAGCTGGAAGAACCAGTGAACAAGAAACCCAAGTCGGAGAAAATCGATGG ATTGTTCGGTAGCGAAGATGTTGACCTGAGGAAGTTAGCAGGACCGATGCATCCTATCGAACCTCTTCCACCGCCACCACCAATCATTTCGGAAGCAACGCGACCGACCTTACAGGACACACCTCAG gttgaatctctggagaaacaaCTTGGTGCTCCTTCGTCTAAAGCAGCTCTTGAAGCGGTTCGAGCCAAGATAGCCGAGGCCACGAAGAACAAGGATCGTGATAAGCTGGGACGGCCCTTATTGTACAATAAACTATCAG ATGATCCTGTTGAACGGCGTCGCTCGTTAAATCAGCCCAAAGCGATGGACGTGGATCTGCGTCAGCAGCAACCCCAATTCCCTCCAGCGGATCCGTTTGGCGAAGATAACTCCCAGGATGGAATGAATGCCAACATCAAAACGATTGTCGCCCAAGCACAAGAGCAGATGGAGAAGGGCGAAATCACTCCGGAGCAGTACAACATACTGATGAAGCAAGTAATTCAGCTGAACGAGACCCAAAAGATTCGGCAGGCTCAACGCATGGAAATGATGAAGCGACAGCAAATAATAGGGCCAATGCTGCCGGATGATAATGCCAATTCGCACAGCGGCGAAGAAATGGCGAGCTTCAGTCCCAACATTAACGACGACGGTGGGGTGAAGCCGAATGTTCCCGCAATTGCTGGTGGTGGTCCTGTTGTGAGCAACGATTTTCGTGGAAAAATTACCCCGGTAGATACGACGAGCTCCAAGGTAGAGCCCCAGTTTGGTAACAGTGGTCCGATTGGCGACATCAGGATAAGAG aTCCACGTCGTCCGACTGATGTCCGATTCAATCCACAGTGGGGCATCCGGGGACCTATGCCTGGTCCAAATGCCATGCCAGGAGTTGTGGGTCCACCAATGATGAACCAAAGACTGCCGGGGCCTATGTTGAACCCATGGGATCAGACTCCATTcgcgaaaatgaatcaaaatgtGGTTCCACCACCACCGATGGCACCTCGTTTCCCACCAGTTCCATTGAATAATGGACCCCAGTCCAACATGCTCATGCCTGGAGTCCCCAAGCAGAATGAAAGCGTGAGAACCATCAATATCGATGGTATTCAAAGGGAAATCCGTTTCTACGATGATATCGCTGTAATTTTTATGAGCTGGGACGAACCGAAAGAAATCGGTTTCCAGAAAGGCTCCCGAATGGTTGTTGTCGATGATCGAGATTCCTTCGAGCTTAGTTTCAACGAGTGCTACAAAGCCATCACCATTGAGGGCAAGGTCTACCAAATGAAGTTGGGTGCTCCCACCAGGGAATTGTACATAGATGATCGATGGTATGAGTGCTACTTTGGGGATCCGCCGACGAACATCGTATTGGATGGAATCAATCGAGTGTTCAAAATCAGTGGCCCGGCTCCACAGGTGAAGATCGGCAACAGCCGTAATGATCTAGTCGCTGGTAAAATCAATATGATCGTTAATGCAGAGATCATCATTCCGGTATTTCTTGACTCCCAAATTCAAACCTTTGAAATATACGGTCAAATGCACAGACTACAGTTTGCTGATTTCCTACTAACGGTAATAATCGATGATCAGCCCTTCCTCGTGGAATACGGTGGTCTGCCTAAGGTGTTCAAGCTTAGAGGGAAGGATTTCTATATACGGTTTACCGCTGTACCAAAAGTTGTCGTTCCCGGACGCGTCTACATTAGGGATATGATTCGAACTCCACTTCATCGCGATCTGCGAACACCTCCAAGAGACCAAAACCTCCTGATCCCGTTCGTTCAACCAATGAACAGTATGATGTCTTCAATGGCTGCATCTTCTGCTGTGCCTTCGTTGTTCCCAGCAGGAGCTAGTATGCAACCGAAGCACTCCGCTACCGTTCATCCCACTGCCACTGGTTTGGATTACCTCACCAATCTGATGCCGCATTCGACGCCGCACTCAAACGTTTCAAACAATTTGGCCGGTTACCAAATTCAAGCCGAAGATAAACCGCTCGCACCACCTGTAGCAGCAGCTCCAGCAAAACCCGCCTCCGGTGGGTTGAACTTGCCAATTCTCCAGAATCTCAACATCGACGAACTCTACGCCAAGATCGTTGCTGCCGGTATTATTGGCAAAACTACAACTACCACTGCTACGACCGCTCCGTCCACCTCTACCAGCACCACTTCATCAACTGCCTCTAAACTGGAGAAAGCCCTCGAAGAAGAAATCGAGGACATTGAACCGGTATACCTCAACAAACCAGAAACGTTGAAACGGCGTCAATCAGCAATCGTTGCGCAGCTGTTCCTCGGAATGCAATGCAGCAGTTGCGGCGTTCGATTCCCACCGGAGCAAACCATGAAGTACAGCCAACACTTGGACTGGCACTTCCGGCAGAATCGCCGCGATCGGGACTCGGCTCGGAAGGCTCACTCGCGCAAGTGGTACTACGACGTGTCCGATTGGATCCAGTACGAGGAGATCGAGGACCTGGAGGAACGGGAAAAGAATTGGTTCGAAGCGCAACAAACCGAACAGCTGGAGTTCAATGGTGATGGGGAAACGGGAAGCGGTCGACCCGGGGCAGAAACGCCCCCGCCAAGCTGTCCGGCTGGTTCGGACGAAGCGAGCAAACGGTGCCACATGTGCCATGACGAATTCCAACAGTTCTACAACGAAGAAACGGAAGAGTGGCACCTGAAGAATGCGATACGCGTCGAGGAATGCACGTATCACCCGCTGTGCTACGAAGACTACAAGGCATCGCTAACGTTGGACGAAACGGCCATGAATGCGACCAACGAGGAGGGAGACGAAAGCAAGACTGATGACGACGTGAAGGTGAAGCAGGAGGCGATCAGCGACGCTGACGATACCGTGAAGG AAATCACCatcgatgacgatgacgacgtaATTGTTCTGCCACCATCCGAAGAAGTCGTAACGGAAATTCCGGACGACGACGACATCGAAACGGTGGATTCGCATTCGACGGCGGACGATACCCGAGGAGCCACATCTTCCGTGACTGCGGTCGACGACGATAGTAGTAAACCGTCAACCGAGGCAGCCCAAAGCTCCGAACCGCCGGCACCGAAGATCATCGAAACGCGAATCGATGACGACATCGCCATCCAAGAGCCCACCATCGAACGGATCGACGTGAACGATCTGGACGACAGCGATGCCCACATGAGTGCGGCGGCCCCGGCGATAACGGACGAATGTTCCCAAATGTCGGTCAAGGTGAAGGAAGAACCGAAAGACGACGACGAGGACGACGTGGatgaagaggacgagctgttcgAGGATGTAGGAACTATCGAGTCCTCGATGGTGGAGAACGTAAAGGAAGCAG ACACGGTTGACCTGGAAGCGATCGATTCGCCACCGTCGCCTCCACTGGAGAGCACCAGTCAGGCCCAGCTGAAGCCCTCGATCGATGGCAACGTCGAGATGCAGGATAACCTCACGACCGGTGTCATCACGAACCGAATCAAAATCAATATCACAAAGGCAAAGACCACAACGGCGGCCACAACCGGTAGCACCACTACGAACAGCAGCTACAGCACGACCGGCGGTGGATCGAGCATTGCCGTGCTGATCAGTGGCGGAGGCGGAAGCGGAGCGGTGGCCAGTTACGACAACTGCAACGACGATCTGCTCTACGGTAATCTCGATGACATCCACGGCGGCCACCAcgacagcaacagcagcagtatGATGGTAAAGATGCATGAAGATGAAGAATTAGAACAAGATGCTAATAATAAAGGACCGGTCCCGCCGACCAATGAAGAAACGACTGATATTGATTATGACTTGAAGCCGAGTCTGCGGGGCATTATATTCACCCGGCAGCCTCGCGTCGAGAACGGGTTCGAAACGTCCGGTCTCTGTTCCATTATGTAA